The proteins below are encoded in one region of Tiliqua scincoides isolate rTilSci1 chromosome 7, rTilSci1.hap2, whole genome shotgun sequence:
- the CKAP4 gene encoding cytoskeleton-associated protein 4 has product MSSAKQRSGKGGSGGSSPSEKGAQASHPDDVAKKPAPPSQAHAKGGKAGGGSGAATGGKAFCSLGRLCSCLFSLALLAAAAFSGYWLHHLLGEVSQISLRQEAFGRRQDELEGALRKVQSLQSAFGGFELTLKNVQQKQEVTEKAVKQGESEISRISEVLQKLQNEILKDLSDGIHVVKDARERDFTSLENTVEERLTELTRSINDNIAEFTDVQKRSQDEISEVKTKMASLVETEAFKHELQAVKAAVDEIQASVRAKEKAIESLQNTINLMESDVLSEVKELVNLKQEHDKFKEAADTEHLSLQALQEKVLKAEESIEHFPDELKRLSEDLLHVKASLNVQESHLLPKDMETLLKNNQEFESRFRYIEENLQALGSPSARDTEGVESLDSKYDSKLAALEELIGSLRGAFESDLRSLSDTVNSLSESQLSVYSNVDELQRTVSDLPNNADALDNIQKQVRALLDQKKPQVDMGSPQDQPEGLSAVTASIDELRSSLGQAESDLNMLRTAVDNLVAYSVKIETNENNVQSVKGLLDDIRNDLDRLFVKVENIHEKV; this is encoded by the exons ATGTCCTCGGCCAAACAAAGGAGCGGcaagggaggcagcgggggctcCTCTCCGTCCGAAAAGGGGGCCCAGGCGAGCCACCCCGATGACGTGGCAAAGAAGCCCGCGCCTCCAAGCCAGGCGCACGCCAAGGGAGGCAAGGCAGGGGGCGGCTCCGGGGCTGCCACGGGGGGCAAAGCTTTCTGCAGCCTGGGCAGGCTCTGCAGCTGCCTCTTCTCGCTGGCTCTGCTGGCCGCGGCCGCCTTCTCGGGCTACTGGCTCCATCACCTCCTGGGCGAAGTGAGCCAGATCAGCCTCCGGCAGGAAGCCTTTGGCAGGCGGCAGGACGAGCTGGAGGGCGCGCTGCGGAAG GTGCAGTCCCTTCAGTCTGCATTTGGAGGTTTTGAATTGACACTAAAAAATGTTCAgcaaaagcaggaagtgacagaGAAGGCTGTCAAGCAAGGAGAGAGCGAGATCAGTCGAATTAGTGAGGTTCTTCAGAAACTTCAAAATGAAATCCTGAAAGATTTGTCGGATGGCATCCATGTCGTGAAAGATGCTCGAGAACGTGATTTCACATCGCTTGAAAACACTGTGGAAGAACGGCTAACGGAGTTAACCAGGTCTATAAATGATAACATTGCTGAATTCACTGATGTGCAGAAACGGAGCCAAGATGAAATCAGTGAGGTGAAAACAAAGATGGCTTCACTTGTTGAAACAGAAGCATTCAAACATGAGTTGCAGGCTGTGAAAGCTGCTGTGGATGAGATACAAGCATCCGTGAGAGCTAAAGAGAAGGCTATTGAGTCATTGCAAAATACCATAAATTTGATGGAGTCCGACGTGTTGTCCGAAGTCAAGGAACTTGTCAATCTCAAACAAGAGCACGATAAGTTCAAAGAAGCTGCTGACACTGAGCACCTTTCATTACAAGCCTTGCAAGAAAAAGTCCTTAAAGCAGAAGAGTCCATCGAACATTTTCCTGATGAGCTTAAGAGGCTCAGTGAAGACCTGCTACATGTTAAAGCCTCACTTAATGTGCAGGAAAGCCACCTGCTCCCCAAAGACATGGAAACTCTGCTAAAGAACAACCAAGAATTTGAATCCAGGTTCAGGTACATAGAAGAGAACCTTCAGGCTCTGGGGTCACCATCTGCCCGAGATACTGAAGGGGTGGAATCTCTTGATTCCAAGTATGATAGCAAACTGGCTGCCTTGGAGGAACTCATTGGCTCTCTCCGTGGTGCTTTCGAGAGTGATCTGCGTTCGCTGTCGGATACGGTAAACAGTCTCAGTGAATCCCAGCTCTCAGTATACAGTAACGTTGATGAGCTGCAGAGAACTGTGAGTGACTTGCCAAACAATGCGGATGCACTTGATAACATCCAGAAGCAAGTTCGGGCATTGCTGGATCAGAAAAAGCCTCAAGTGGATATGGGGTCACCTCAAGATCAGCCAGAAGGACTCTCCGCCGTAACAGCTTCCATTGATGAACTACGATCCTCTCTGGGCCAGGCTGAATCTGACTTAAACATGCTCAGGACTGCAGTTGACAATTTAGTGGCTTACTCTGTGAAGATAGAGACCAATGAAAATAATGTGCAGTCAGTCAAGGGCTTATTAGATGACATAAGGAATGACCTGGACCGGTTGTTTGTGAAAGTAGAGAACATCCATGAAAAGGTGTAA